In Caldisericaceae bacterium, the following proteins share a genomic window:
- a CDS encoding ABC transporter permease gives MNWTYLINESLKQMLDFAAPILFAALGGVISENSGVVNIALEGIMRFAAFFGVWGAFNSGNPWVGLMWGVLIGALLGAFHAYITVKWAGDQIVSGVAINVIATAMITYFLEWIFKTTGYSPTVAYFGSSKYLVNINFIENIPVLGAFSHLHILIWISLILVFVLHFFLYHTVLGLRIRSVGEYPLAAETLGVDVLKIKWIAVILGSVIAALGGVSLSLGTMSSFTNSMPSGKGFIGLAAMIFGKWTPIGAMLASFLFASAQVLQFLLQAIAKGIAAKIPVGFYLALPYILTIGALVGVVGKAVAPAADGVPYKKEES, from the coding sequence ATGAACTGGACTTATCTAATAAACGAATCTTTAAAGCAGATGCTTGATTTTGCTGCCCCAATCCTCTTTGCTGCTCTTGGGGGTGTTATATCTGAGAATTCTGGAGTTGTAAATATTGCTCTCGAAGGAATTATGCGTTTTGCAGCATTTTTTGGTGTTTGGGGTGCCTTTAACTCAGGTAATCCTTGGGTAGGCTTAATGTGGGGCGTTCTTATAGGCGCACTGCTTGGTGCATTCCATGCATATATAACTGTGAAATGGGCAGGAGACCAAATTGTTTCTGGTGTTGCAATAAACGTCATTGCAACAGCAATGATTACATACTTCCTTGAGTGGATTTTCAAAACAACTGGTTATTCACCTACTGTTGCATATTTCGGCAGTTCTAAATATCTTGTTAATATTAACTTTATTGAGAATATCCCCGTATTGGGGGCATTTTCACATTTACACATTCTTATTTGGATTTCTTTAATTCTTGTCTTTGTATTACACTTCTTTTTGTATCATACGGTCTTAGGTTTAAGAATTAGGTCCGTTGGAGAATATCCTCTTGCTGCGGAAACACTTGGTGTTGATGTATTAAAAATAAAATGGATTGCCGTTATACTCGGAAGTGTTATTGCAGCTCTTGGAGGTGTTTCACTTTCTCTTGGCACAATGTCTTCGTTTACAAATTCGATGCCATCTGGTAAAGGTTTCATTGGCCTTGCTGCAATGATATTCGGTAAATGGACACCTATTGGAGCAATGCTAGCATCATTTCTATTTGCTTCTGCACAAGTTTTGCAATTTTTACTCCAGGCAATTGCAAAAGGAATTGCCGCTAAAATCCCAGTAGGATTTTATCTTGCCTTACCTTATATTCTTACAATCGGCGCTTTGGTGGGTGTTGTTGGAAAGGCAGTTGCCCCTGCAGCAGACGGAGTTCCTTATAAGAAGGAAGAAAGTTAG
- a CDS encoding ABC transporter ATP-binding protein, whose amino-acid sequence MEALSVKNIVKRFPNVLANDNVSLSVEKGEIFAIVGENGAGKSTLMKIIYGLYLPDSGEIYVNGEKANIKHSRDAINLKIGMVHQEFMLIPRFTVTENIVLGDEPRKFGFVFDYKQAVKEVEELSNRFALVVDSTEKVENLPVGIQQRVEILKILRRGAEILIFDEPTAVLTPEETEELFKTLRKLKEANKTIIFISHKLSEVMEIADRIAVMRRGRLQGIVKKTETNEKELAKMMVGRDVVLEIQKVKAELGDVVFKVEDLTVKNQRGIVALKDCSFDVRAGEIVAIAGVEGNGQAELVNAMLGFLRPAKGSITINGNEMKFVTPYDIRKKGFAYITEDRKRRGLILQYRARENIILGNHTLYPFSNKGILNDNAIDEYTTRKLEEFDIRPREAYMKAQNFSGGNQQKIILARELSSEHKFLLASQPTRGLDVGATEFVYKWLIEEKKKGIGILLISLELSEVMGLADRILVLYKGEIVGVTTPEETNEEELGLMMLGLKRKVA is encoded by the coding sequence GTGGAAGCACTATCAGTTAAAAACATAGTAAAAAGATTTCCGAACGTCCTTGCAAATGACAACGTTAGTTTATCAGTAGAAAAAGGAGAAATTTTTGCAATTGTTGGTGAAAACGGTGCAGGTAAATCAACGTTGATGAAAATTATCTATGGCCTTTATCTACCTGATAGTGGTGAAATATACGTTAACGGAGAAAAAGCTAACATAAAGCATTCAAGAGATGCCATAAACCTTAAAATTGGAATGGTGCATCAAGAGTTTATGCTCATTCCAAGATTTACAGTTACTGAGAATATCGTCCTTGGTGATGAACCAAGAAAGTTTGGTTTTGTTTTTGACTATAAACAAGCAGTTAAAGAGGTAGAAGAACTTTCTAATAGATTTGCACTTGTTGTTGACTCAACTGAAAAAGTGGAAAATTTACCAGTTGGGATTCAGCAAAGAGTTGAAATCCTCAAAATTTTAAGAAGAGGCGCTGAAATTCTCATATTTGACGAGCCAACAGCAGTTCTTACACCAGAGGAAACTGAAGAACTTTTTAAGACTTTAAGAAAACTAAAAGAAGCTAATAAAACGATTATTTTTATTTCGCACAAATTAAGTGAAGTTATGGAGATAGCAGATAGAATTGCAGTGATGAGAAGAGGCAGGCTTCAAGGAATAGTTAAGAAGACAGAAACTAACGAAAAAGAACTTGCCAAAATGATGGTAGGACGTGATGTTGTTCTTGAAATCCAAAAAGTGAAAGCTGAGTTAGGGGATGTTGTTTTCAAAGTAGAAGATCTCACAGTAAAAAATCAAAGAGGAATTGTTGCTTTAAAGGATTGTAGTTTTGATGTAAGAGCAGGAGAAATCGTTGCAATCGCAGGCGTTGAAGGGAACGGGCAAGCAGAACTTGTAAATGCAATGCTTGGTTTCTTAAGGCCAGCAAAAGGATCAATTACTATTAATGGAAACGAAATGAAGTTTGTAACTCCTTATGATATAAGAAAAAAGGGCTTTGCCTACATTACTGAAGATAGGAAGAGGAGAGGTTTAATTTTACAATACAGAGCAAGAGAGAATATAATTTTAGGAAATCACACTCTATATCCTTTTTCAAATAAAGGTATTCTTAATGATAATGCAATTGATGAATACACAACAAGAAAGTTAGAGGAGTTTGATATTAGACCAAGAGAAGCCTATATGAAAGCTCAGAACTTTTCTGGAGGTAACCAACAAAAAATTATACTTGCAAGAGAACTTTCATCAGAGCATAAATTCCTCCTTGCATCCCAACCTACAAGAGGGCTTGATGTTGGTGCAACAGAATTCGTCTATAAGTGGCTAATCGAAGAAAAGAAAAAAGGTATTGGAATACTCTTAATTTCTCTTGAGCTTTCCGAGGTTATGGGGCTTGCCGATAGAATTCTTGTGCTTTATAAAGGAGAAATAGTTGGTGTTACTACTCCCGAAGAAACAAACGAAGAAGAACTTGGTCTTATGATGCTTGGCCTTAAGAGGAAGGTGGCATAA
- a CDS encoding ABC transporter permease, whose protein sequence is MKEVFYRIFVKRQEKYWWMNILVPVVSIFIALIVGAIFIASTGRNPFLAYKYLFGSSGLIPGPYFKSHFSEMLIASSMFIATGLAFAIPARAGLFSIGAEGQFIVGAITAAFFGYYKPLANLPTIIHLPIVLLMVIIVGGLWGLIAGYLKAKKGINETIVTIMLNWIAFHLIEGWLVTGPMKADVATGVSGTPYVSPTAKLPIILSGTRLNISILIMLFLVYAVWFLLYRTVFGYELRAMGYTAITNMEAPKIGGVNTEKRIMQIMFISGAIAALGGSFITLGVLFQYPPVFEGGYGFDGIAVALIGGNEPVGILLSGILIGALRTGATSVQLVKIPKTFPAIIEGLIVVFIALHELIRYLLVKAITKKKEGVSV, encoded by the coding sequence ATGAAAGAGGTTTTTTATAGAATATTTGTAAAAAGACAAGAAAAATACTGGTGGATGAATATTCTTGTTCCTGTTGTATCGATCTTTATTGCTCTTATCGTCGGGGCAATATTTATTGCTTCAACCGGAAGAAATCCATTTTTAGCTTACAAATACCTTTTTGGTTCATCTGGTCTTATACCAGGTCCGTATTTTAAGAGTCATTTTTCAGAAATGCTTATTGCCTCTTCCATGTTTATTGCAACTGGCCTTGCCTTTGCAATACCTGCAAGAGCTGGCTTGTTTTCAATTGGTGCTGAAGGACAGTTTATTGTAGGTGCAATTACAGCAGCATTTTTTGGTTATTATAAGCCATTAGCAAATTTGCCAACAATCATTCACCTTCCGATTGTTCTTCTAATGGTTATTATCGTAGGTGGTTTATGGGGACTTATTGCAGGATATTTAAAAGCTAAAAAGGGTATTAACGAAACAATTGTAACGATTATGCTTAACTGGATTGCTTTCCATCTTATCGAAGGGTGGCTTGTAACTGGTCCAATGAAAGCAGATGTTGCAACAGGAGTGTCTGGAACACCCTACGTAAGTCCAACGGCAAAACTCCCAATAATATTAAGTGGCACAAGATTGAATATTAGTATATTAATCATGTTGTTTTTGGTTTATGCTGTTTGGTTTTTGCTCTACAGAACAGTTTTTGGTTATGAATTAAGAGCAATGGGTTATACTGCAATAACTAATATGGAAGCACCCAAAATCGGTGGGGTAAATACCGAAAAAAGGATCATGCAAATTATGTTTATTTCTGGTGCAATTGCTGCTTTGGGAGGGTCTTTTATTACACTTGGTGTCTTATTCCAATATCCACCTGTATTTGAAGGAGGATACGGATTTGATGGTATTGCTGTTGCACTCATTGGAGGCAATGAGCCAGTTGGAATACTTTTATCGGGTATTCTTATTGGTGCTTTGAGGACTGGTGCAACATCGGTGCAACTTGTGAAAATTCCTAAAACTTTTCCTGCAATCATAGAGGGTCTTATTGTAGTATTTATTGCCCTTCATGAACTAATAAGATACCTTTTGGTTAAAGCAATAACCAAGAAGAAAGAAGGTGTTTCGGTATGA